Within Spinacia oleracea cultivar Varoflay chromosome 4, BTI_SOV_V1, whole genome shotgun sequence, the genomic segment aaatggttTAGTTATACTTTTTTAAGCATTTAAGtcgttttttaatttattattaaataaaatgggaacgaaattattcttaactaaaacgaaaTGATTTTCAACTAAAACAAATATAATCTTtactaaaacataattatttTCAACTAAAACTTCTGAAATAATAACTAAAACTCGAAAATCTTAAATTAAAACTTtgtacttaactaattgttttctttgcttaactaattgaattttaagcttaactaattgaaattCAGGCTTACCAAATACTTCCTTTATATCTgtaaacttattagtttcactggttaactaattagtttgagtgtttaactaattggttcgattgcttaactaattagttataattatgACCTATAATTCTCCTAACTATTTTTTTTCCCATCTGTATCGAATGATTTAAGcttactaattggtttcatcgcttaactaattgaatttcaaacttaactaattactttcattgtttaactaattgaatttcaaacttaactaattagtttcattgcttaactaattgaatttaatcTTAACTAATATAAAATTATTCCGAACTAACAAAGTTTTTGCATAACTAAAACGGTactattcttaactaaaatgaGAATATTTTTAACTAGACACAATAGAGGTATAACTAAAAAACAATGTAACTAAATCATTtaatttcataactaaatataacaaaaatttaactaaaatagAATATTTCATAACTAAAATTGATTTACATTTACAATCAAAACCCAAAATCATATTAGAGCCTTGTAAGCACCAACTACTCTACCCGACATCTCGCCACAGCAACAGGAGCACCTCACAACCATCTGCCACCACCGAAGGTCCAATAATGCCAACACCAATGCACGGAGGTGAATCACTTCGATATGAAAAGCAAGTAATAGCCGATCATCACTTCGATCGCCGCCTCTATTCCTTCTTATCTCCTCAACGATCTCGCCGGAGACGATAGAAATCCAGCAGTCAACCATAATCTTTCTCCACCTCTTTCTCCATCATCGACGGCGAAAGTAGTGTCTCACCGCCACCTCCGATGAGATCTACAAaagtaaaaaagaaaattcaaaaacctaatttctaaaatcaacaacattaataaaaaagctaaaaattaaaaaacctaaaacaagaaaaagaaggaaaacgGAGGAGAGAGATGGAAGTACCTCGTTGCTTCGATCTCTCCTTGCTCACAGGTCGCGACTACGGGTTCTCCACCACCGTTCTCCGCCGCCTTCGAAATTTGAGAATCGAGAAGGAGAGGCGGCGATTTCATCACCAGATCGCTCTGGTTCTCGCTTCCCCATCCCGCCGGCCACCAGGATCTCCCGCTGCTAAACAGACTTCGCTGGTCGCCGTCGCCTCATTCACGTCCGCAACCACCGCCACGAGCCACGATAAACCAGTAGATCTCGTTTCACCACCGCGCGCCTCCTTGCACGGTGCCAGTAGCCGCTCACCGCCATCGCACCTTCGTGGACCACCTCTTGGTGGTGGTGGCCATGGAACtaattttgaggagagagaaagaggcaggtgttttgaggagagagagagaaatcgagagttttgaggagagagagaaaccgAGAgttgtgaggagagagaaatgaaaattggtattatatattttcagaaaataaaataaaaacaaagttGATATTAGGCTGACATCAGTAATGACGTGGCAATAAGGTGAcaacaaggcggtctttcctgtaaGACCGTCTTTTCTAAAAGTTTGATTATTAGGAATAACTCTAACtaatattttaacaaatttttgaATCCTGTGTTACTATGTTAATAACATTTACATTTACTTATACATAATTATTTTTtggcaatgataacatgaaacatgtaatagcttagtggtaaaagCTTTGTTATTTAAACTCAATGTCAGGGGTCCAAACCATACGCAAATCATGTTTGACTTTTTTAAAAATGTATATAAAGATTACTTGGAGCAAACGACTCATAAACAGAACACTACATGTCACATATTCTTTCTTATAgacgtcttttaatatatagtataaatATCTCTATTTCCACTGCTAAAATGTTTGGTCTGCATGCATACAGTCATACCATCTTTCATGCAATTAAAACCACACCCCTTAATTAAAAATGTGCGAAAAGTTGAGTgtaaatattttctttttggaCGGATTCAGGGTCACCTGTAGACCTGTAAACGGGTCAGTCTGGTCgggttataaaaaaaattaggttcGGGTTAATTTGGGTCAGTAACTTCGGGTTTGGGTTTATAGCTAGATATTTTTCAAGACCCAAAACTAACGGGTAATTgggagattttaaaacgcgtatTATATTTCATTCATTTGAGTAAATACACAAAATATgcgcacaaattaacaaatttcaaGCCCacgtttatatttagtcaaatttaaCATTAAAATGATGTATACCATCAAATAAAAATCATATTATACCCAACAATAGTAACAACAACGTAAGTGCTTAAAATTTCTTATAATCTCATTTGTTAATATAAATACAACGATTTCAATCACTCGGGACAAAACGAACCCATTACTTTTCAGGTTGTTCAAGTTCCAATAAAATAGAATTATGGGAATCATAATCTTGTTCAGACCCAATATTTCCAAGTCGATTTTTGACGGGTCTAGTCACAAGCAACACCACCACACCGATGTACACAACTAAGAAGTATATTGGTCCCAAGTTTCCACAAGTTTTAGAGGAACAAAATCCCTTTTTGAGTGCAAAAGCATCGCATCCTACTTGCCACTTGCCACTTGCCACTTAGCACTTGCAATAATTCATAGTTACATACAAAGTATTAATAACTTAAGTCCCAAGTCTCCCATTTCTGCTTAAACAATTGAAGAAGTCCGTTGACATGACTTGGTCTACATCTCAAATAATCTTGTGTAATAAGTAATAACACTATAAGAACAGATCAACTTCCTATATTTCACATCTTCACCTTATATTCTCCAACTAATTAATACACCATTACACTCAACTACTTCCACACCACTTTCTCGATCTCTCCCCCCCAACCCTTAACCAAAGTATGCAAGAAATGCAAGTAAGTCTTCTTCTATGATCGATGACATACTCATATTCCTTAATGTATTCTATTCTTACGCGTTACATTGGTTGATCGAACTAACCATATCAGATCCATCGCTAAGTTTTCTTTTTTGTTACGTTGATTATTGGTGTTTCAGAAGATGGTGTTGTCATTGGATCTCCATGACGATAAACAATGCAAGAAAAGAGTCATGAAGATCGCCACTTCTGTTTCTGGTATCCATAGCTTATACTACATCTTTAATATTtactatttaattattttagaatTATCAATGTATATTTACAATAGGTTTCAGGTTCGAATCTCCCGCCCTCATTATATAAGGataatgataaaggtcgcaagttgcgacaacatttagttgccgcaatcttacgtgtcgctgtttaattggtacatataggcgacaTGTAGGCTAagagtcatcataatatttttactatcaatgcaatatgtttactatgaaaatatgtaaataaggtagtcggtataaataaggaaacaaattagaatattaaaattttcctagctttttttgaaacatttaaaataggatatataaattaaatattttagtttccagtttaaatcatgacacataaacatgccatgtcatcatgccatgttatcattttcgtataatttgtactatttctttGTGGTTTATATCCACCCAAAAAATTGATTGTGTTCAATTCATGCAACTAGAAATAAGACAATTACATGATAACTACTCCTTCTATCTCATATCGATTGTCCTGCTTCTTTATAAAGGTCAAACTTTACATTAAATTTTGACCTTGAATGATCTctaatcttaaaaaaaaaaatatataataataataataaaaaaaaaatgagatcttATTAGACGTATGTTGATTTGTAGTATAgagtatcaaatttttataattttcattCTTACAAAAGCTGAGAGATATACCTTCTAAAACACATGAGAACCGCAAAGCTAAAACATGAGTACATGACAATCCATATgattaactgaattaaggaaaaATTTGCGATGCAAACTACCTTGTGTGGCAACCTAATTAACAATATTATTATACaatgaagaaaagaaaaaattgaGATTATGTTCTATTCGATTTATTTTGTCTGATCTTAtattatctattttttttttgtttaacttGACGAGTAGGAACAATATCATTActattataatcaatcatacgATATTTATAATGATAAAATAAATATGTATACCACAGATTTAGAGAAAATACATAATTACAATTACTATaatttctgaacttatattatataaaataagtcaaaataagttgaatGTTACAAAGCCTAATAGtcgttttttaattttctttatagGTTTATGTATAATTGTGGTAAACTGGTTGTTGTAGGAATTAATTCAATCTCATTGGACCTGAAAGAGAGGAAGTTAACCATAATAGGAAACATGGATCCGATGGAAGTGGTGGCCAAGTTGAGGAAGACATATCGTACGGACGTAGTTACAATTGGACCCGCAAAAGAGCCTGAAAAACCAAAGGAAGAGAAACCAAAGGAAAAGGAACCTCAAGTCACTCCTAATGTCAACGGCTATATGTCATACAATCCATATTCATATCCTATTACTAAGTATTACTATTGTTACGAGGAATACTAGTTATATTATAAACTAATGGACTATTTTAGTATTTTCTACGTATAGAGTAATATTTTGTTGAGTTTGTTATTGCATTTTAAAACAATTGCAAATTACTACCTAAGTTTTTAGCGACTTTGTAAATTACTACCTAATTTGTTAAAAGTTGGCAATTACTACATATGTGTTTAGTTATTGTtatcaattactccctccgtcccttaatactagtTTCGCTTTGACTGGCATAGAGTTTTAGGCAATTTAAtagacttattaatttattaggtggtagttgatagtggggtatttttttttttttgaggcaaAAGATTAGTGCATATATTAATTTAGGACAAAGTGTCCATAAGTACATACAACGAAATCTCACTAGGACAGTGATTCACCGAAACTTGTTCCGATCCAAAATGCACTAATCTAGCTAAGTGATGGACAACATAGTTTCCATCTCTCTTAACATGAGACCAAAAGGTAAAATCAAATGCACTACAAATACTAAACACATCATCTAGCAACGAGTCAAGAATGGTGAAGAAAATAACTCATTTGGAGAGCCTATTGATGACAACTAGGCAGTCAGATTCCAACACCAAGTTCTTAACTCCATATTTTCGAGCCAATTTCACAGGAAAAACAATGGCTTTACACTCAGCAATCTCACTCGGCCAAAGACCCCTGGTTCTCCTACATCCTGCAAGCAGCACATTCCCTTCACTTGTGCGCGCCACTATCCCCAAGCCAATCCAACCATCATTACTCACATGGGCATCGTAATTCACCTTAATAACATCAGGGGGGGAGCAATCCACTTCTTGGAGCTTCGGTTCAGGGGTGTTCCCTTGCAGCCATACACCTTGGAGTTATACTTATCATAGTCTTCGACGAGCCTACAAACAATAATAACCATATGCGGTGTATCCTTGTTGTTAAACACTTTGTCATTCCTCCTCGTCCAAATATACCACATGAGAGCTGCTCCTCTTTGCTTGAGGCCTTCTTATTTTGTCTTCCAAGCCTCAAGAAGGTCTTTGGCGTCCTCGAAGCCCTTATTGCACACCAACTCCTCACACTCATAGGCTATACATAAGTCGCGAATTTTAGGACAATTGAACAATGTATGACACACAGTTTCTGTCTCCCAATTACACCGCAGACATAAGTCGTTGTCCAGCATGTGTCTCCTCTTCAAGAGTGAGCGAACCGGCAGGGAGCCAGTACACACACGCCATATGAACAATCTGACCTTGGGGATCGTTGCGAGTTTCCATTGGTCCACCCATGATTGAAAGAAGGCATCAGATTTGCAGGACTTCCCAATCATATATGCTGACTTGACAGAGTACTTACCATCGTAGGAGTAAGCCCAGGTTCGACAGTTCGGGGGTGCGCGCAAGATCAACGGTATTGCCATAATATAGTTCGAGCTCTCGCTCATTAAAGTTGGCCTGGATTACCTCGAATTTCCATTCCATCCTTTCAAAGTCAATCAGATCGCTGACAAGCTGCAGCCCATCCACTTTCAGTTACTGAATGCGCCTTCCATGTTCATCCGCAACCCACGAGTCCTCCCATATGTTAATGCTGCAACTGTTACCCACCCTCCAAATAAGGCCTTCTTTCACTAGTGCCTTCAATCCTCAGATGCTACGGCATGAGAAACTGCCGGCGTAGCCCATATATGAGGATAGGAAATCCCCATTGGTGTGGTACTTGGAGTGCAtaactgataggttatgatacatatgacaattcataaatcatgcggaaacaaccattaagccaggaatacatattatttacacataatcatatagcatagtttagaagcatactctttgttgcgtgccttccctagctgcgcccgaaccgaacaagaacaagtctttaggactccaagtgtcgtccctccgtagatagtccacagcacgtccggatccgccttaagattgaccaactagaatcgcccttaaggtactaataatttcggcacttttaggcaaggtatgtgactgaatttttctctcaaaaactcactttgaatacttgaaaaaacacgttataaattgtgaacccaggccacatatttataggggtatggaaagagaattggaatcctactaggatacgaattaattaaattagaatcctagtggaactcttatttaattaatttatcttttaggattaggaatttaatcattaaacgaattctatacgctttaggattcgagtaacacacttcgagtaatacgctagcaccgcacgcaggccttgcggcccacgcacagcgccagcccactcgtcgcagccccgcgcgcgcgcccaagcttcggctgggcctggcttttgcgctgggcctggtcgcatgcttggcgtgtggttgttgcgcttggcttgctgggcgatggcccggcttcgtgctgggccttcgtctggcaggcctcgtccgatgctaattcgtacgatacgcttccgattaaattctcgattccggaattcatttccgatacgaacaatatttaatatttccgattccggaattaatttccgtttcgaacaaatatttaatatttccgtttccggaattattttccgattccgataatatttccgattcagacaatat encodes:
- the LOC110805360 gene encoding heavy metal-associated isoprenylated plant protein 39; translated protein: MQEMQKMVLSLDLHDDKQCKKRVMKIATSVSGINSISLDLKERKLTIIGNMDPMEVVAKLRKTYRTDVVTIGPAKEPEKPKEEKPKEKEPQVTPNVNGYMSYNPYSYPITKYYYCYEEY